GCCCCTGCGGGCTGCGCAGCCCTGCCAGCGGGGGAGCGCTCGACGGGGCTTCCTGACGGCACGCGGACCTCGCCGGTAAACTGGTAGCCGCGTCCGGAGACTGTGCGGATCAAATCCCGCTCAGCGCCGAAAGCAGCGCGCAACGCCGCGATTTGGGATTGCAGATTATTCTCGTCAACCACCCGGTCGGGCCACACGCGCGCCATCAGGGCGCGCTTGCCGGCCGTCGTTTCGGAGGCGGGTTCCATCGCTCGCATTATAGCGGTCCGCCGCGCCACAGTAAATTTCAGGATTTTTCAGGAAAGACCAGCGCACAGCGCACCAGCCTGTTTGCGGACAAGTCTTTCCACGTCTTTCCAGAGGGCGCCCCGGGGACTTTCCAGTTTTTGCTCCTTAGCTTTGTGGCAGTCCCGTCGTGGACGATGCAGTGGCCGGAGGAAGCGCGATGGTCGACGGAGATCTTCGGAATGACAACCTGGCTCGCAAGCTGGCTGAGGAGGACCTCCAACACGCGGTGATTGCCCGACAAAGTAATCCACTCAGCGGTCGGAGCTCGCTTCATCTTTCGCGGCCCATTGCGGAAGTGGTCGGCTTTAAGAGCGAGCGCCATAAACCTTCGTATCACTCCGTAACACCTTTCGATGCCGGTGATTACCTACGTTCAATTGAGCCGCTGATCGCGATCGACTTAGGCTGCATGCGTTGGAAAAGCGCACAGGCCCATGGAGCGCGACGGATGATCGACGAACAGCGAGGATAATACCAAGAGGAGACTACAATGCCCAACTGCTCCGAAAGCCTTAGATCTGGCAGAGCCGCGCGATGCGCAGTTTGTGATGGCAAGTTTGGTCTCGTCCGGCACTACTCGTGGCAAACTCCGCTTTGTTCCAAGAAGTGCGTCGATCACTTCAGAGCTCGCCGGGAAAGTGACCGCAATTGGGTGGGCTGGCTCCAGATCGCCTTCAACCAGCTGCCAGAGAACCGCGCGAGGGCTCGATGACGGTCCAGATCTCACAACGAGGCAAGGCATATTTAGAGACAGCACAGACTTTGCTCCGCGCCGCCCAAACCATGACCGACTCAGCGATTGCGGGTCAACTTAAGAGCCTTGCCGACGACTACCAGCGGCGAGCTGAGAAAGCTTCGCATGTTGATGCCGCCAAAGCATCCGCTCGGTCGGCTGCTAACGCTGAACGCGAGTGGCGTACATGAACCTGATGGGCAACTTCATAGCCCACCCGTGGCGCAGCACGATTTGTTCCAAGGAGTGCGTCCATCGCTTCAAGCTTCGCCGGGAGAGCGACCGCAAATGGCTGCACCAGTTTCCCTTGCGGAGATTTTCTCCTGTTCGGGATCGGAGAACGAGGAGCCTGCGGCCCACTGGCGCCAACTCGTCCGATACGTTGTATTGCTTCGCACAAGGAGGCGCCAAATGACAACTGGAAGCCGCAACAGGATCACCAAGGAAATTCGCGAGCAAATCCTGCATGCTTATCTAGGCGATCCCGTCAAAGGAACTGAACTTGCGATGAGCAACGGACTAACGGCCGCATACGCCTACAAGCTTGCTTGTGAGCGCGGGTTATTGCCGGCGCGCGATGAGAAGCTGCTTGGGCGCAGCCATTCAGCCAGATTTGCATCATCATGATTGTCCTCACTCCAAAAACAAAGGCAATGCTTTGAGGCAGTCAGAGCCGAGTTTGGTTCGGACGCTAGTGCCTCCATGGAGACATCCTCGACATCCGCTATTGGAGGACGTCGATGAGCGCTTTTGCGGTTTGGAGGTCGACCGTGTCGAAGCCCTCGGTAAACCGGTCGTACACCGGCTGGAGGAGCGCCATCGCGTCGGCGGGTCGGCCCTGATCGCGCAAGAGCCGGGCGAAGCTCGTGGCGGCCCGCAGTTCCCAGGACAGCGCACCTTGGCGGCGGGCCCAGTCGAGCGCCTGCCGGAAGTAATCCTCGGCCGTCGCCGCGGCTCCTCGCGTGTCTTGCAACCAAACAAGCTCACCCTTGATGCGCAGCAACTCGGACATTACCCAACGTTCTTCGGTACGCTCGCAGTGCGCGATCGCCTCATCGATCGCGGCGAGCGCGTCGGCGGTCTTCCCAGCACGGCCCAAGGCTTCCGCCGTCTCACGCAGAAAGTGGCTGAAGCGAAACGCGGTGTTGGCCTGGCCGAGGTCGTCGAAGCGTGCGCGCAGCAGCCGCAATCCGCTGGCGACATCACCGCGCCTGACGGCGAGAACTCTCTGAAGGCCAAGGCCAAAGGCATGCCAGACCGCCAGCGCATGCCGTGTCGAGTAGTCGAGCAATGTGCCGACGTAACTTTCCGCCGCCGTCAGATCGCCGGTCCACAACGCGATGGGGCACGCCCCTAGGGCAAGTCCGTAACATAATGACGATGCATGATTGGCCGCGCGAGCGTTGTCGATGTTGCTTTCGGCGGTGCGGATCGCCTGATCCGGAAACCCCTGCAGCCACTGGACCCGCGCAAGGAGGGCGCGTGCCGCCACCTGCGGATCGAAATGGAAGCGAATGATCTCGGGCTTGCGGGTAGG
The nucleotide sequence above comes from Candidatus Binataceae bacterium. Encoded proteins:
- a CDS encoding winged helix-turn-helix domain-containing protein, which translates into the protein MRAMEPASETTAGKRALMARVWPDRVVDENNLQSQIAALRAAFGAERDLIRTVSGRGYQFTGEVRVPSGSPVERSPAGRAAQPAGA